A stretch of the Ictidomys tridecemlineatus isolate mIctTri1 chromosome 5, mIctTri1.hap1, whole genome shotgun sequence genome encodes the following:
- the Eddm3b gene encoding epididymal secretory protein E3-beta, protein MASSLKVWVTLLVLLCLQCSLLLHSENVSRRKFMEEHHLSPSQDFASYKCNNLMKKGNLSHRLSHMFIYISWYKIEHVCVSSKWNDRYRNTYIWAQRPIKTLTCHWEKLNNYRETRSYSYIQFHCSMDGYVDNIEDVKLIKPLFN, encoded by the coding sequence ATGGCGTCCTCTCTAAAGGTCTGGGTCACCCTCTTGGTCCTGCTGTGTCTCCAATGCAGTTTACTTTTGCACAGTGAGAACGTTTCCAGGAGGAAATTTATGGAAGAACATCACCTAAGTCCAAGCCAAGATTTTGCTTCCTACAAATGTAACAATCTCATGAAAAAAGGAAATCTGAGCCACAGGCTCTCTCACATGTTCATTTATATCTCATGGTACAAAATTGAGCATGTATGCGTTAGTAGCAAATGGAATGACCGTTACAGAAATACATACATATGGGCCCAGCGTCCCATCAAAACACTCACTTGTCACTGGGAGAAATTAAATAACTACAGAGAGACCAGGAGCTATAGCTATATTCAATTCCATTGTAGCATGGATGGGTATGTTGATAATATAGAAGATGTGAAGCTCATAAAGCCTCTCTTCAACTAG